The following proteins come from a genomic window of Streptomyces sp. Sge12:
- the mycP gene encoding type VII secretion-associated serine protease mycosin, protein MNRIHAPRRPLLAAAFALTFTLASAGAGAGAASAAEAAPAPQAPYAQAPYGLRLDGAGECTFPMKKQIADRPWALQRLLLDELWAQTKGKDKNGAAVRVAVIDTGVDRANPQLSAALDTGAGKDFVDPKGGDGMTDTVGHGTKVAGLIAARPQEGTGFVGLAPDATIIPIRQNDGQGKGNALSLAQAIDHAVGKGAQVINISQDTDAQLSADSELGKAVQKAIAANIVVVASAGNDGTSGEKRRTYPAAFPGVLAVGASDRNNERAVFSQPGDFIGVAAPGVDMVSTVPGFGQCIDNGTSFSAPYVAGVAALLRAKHPDWSGQQIVWQIQNTAERAVNGRDDYVGWGVIDPVRALSHDQQAPKAPVPDPGPPPAAAPEAAALRLTETAQEREERFGTYALGIGAVLIAVIAGTATVVRDSRSRRRRLQ, encoded by the coding sequence ATGAACCGCATCCACGCGCCCCGGCGGCCGCTCCTGGCCGCCGCCTTCGCCCTCACCTTCACCCTCGCCTCCGCCGGGGCGGGAGCGGGGGCGGCCTCGGCCGCCGAGGCCGCCCCCGCGCCGCAGGCCCCGTACGCGCAGGCCCCGTACGGGCTGCGGCTCGACGGGGCGGGGGAGTGCACCTTCCCGATGAAGAAGCAGATCGCCGACCGCCCCTGGGCGCTCCAGCGGCTCCTGCTCGACGAGCTCTGGGCCCAGACCAAGGGCAAGGACAAGAACGGCGCCGCCGTCCGCGTCGCGGTCATCGACACCGGCGTGGACCGGGCGAACCCGCAGCTCAGTGCCGCCCTCGACACCGGTGCCGGCAAGGACTTCGTCGATCCCAAGGGGGGCGACGGCATGACCGACACCGTCGGCCACGGCACCAAGGTCGCCGGGCTGATCGCGGCGCGCCCGCAGGAGGGCACCGGCTTCGTCGGCCTGGCACCGGACGCGACGATCATCCCGATCCGGCAGAACGACGGCCAGGGCAAGGGCAACGCACTGTCGCTGGCCCAGGCCATCGACCACGCGGTGGGCAAGGGCGCCCAGGTGATCAACATCTCCCAGGACACCGACGCACAGCTGTCCGCCGACTCCGAGCTCGGCAAGGCGGTCCAGAAGGCCATTGCCGCCAACATCGTCGTGGTGGCCTCGGCGGGCAACGACGGTACGAGCGGCGAGAAGCGCAGGACCTACCCGGCGGCCTTCCCCGGAGTGCTCGCGGTGGGCGCCTCGGACCGCAACAACGAGCGGGCCGTGTTCTCCCAGCCCGGCGACTTCATCGGGGTGGCGGCGCCCGGCGTCGACATGGTCTCCACCGTCCCCGGCTTCGGCCAGTGCATCGACAACGGCACCAGCTTCTCCGCCCCGTACGTCGCCGGCGTCGCCGCCCTGCTGCGCGCCAAGCACCCGGACTGGTCCGGGCAGCAGATCGTCTGGCAGATCCAGAACACCGCCGAGCGCGCGGTCAACGGCCGTGACGACTACGTCGGTTGGGGCGTCATCGACCCGGTCCGCGCGCTCTCCCACGACCAGCAGGCCCCGAAGGCGCCGGTCCCGGACCCCGGCCCGCCCCCGGCGGCCGCCCCCGAGGCGGCGGCGCTGCGGCTCACCGAGACGGCCCAGGAGCGGGAGGAGAGGTTCGGCACGTACGCTCTCGGCATCGGCGCCGTCCTGATCGCCGTCATCGCGGGTACCGCGACGGTCGTGCGGGACTCCCGCAGTCGCCGACGCCGTTTGCAGTGA
- a CDS encoding DUF397 domain-containing protein, with protein sequence MGTQQEKDELYALDISGVEWEGPPGTSPEEERVEIARLPEGAVAMRSSLDRDTVLRYTAAEWEAFVLGARDGEFDLDRHEA encoded by the coding sequence ATGGGCACCCAGCAGGAGAAGGACGAGCTGTACGCGCTCGACATCAGCGGTGTGGAGTGGGAAGGGCCGCCCGGGACCAGCCCGGAGGAGGAGCGGGTCGAGATCGCGCGGCTGCCCGAGGGGGCGGTGGCGATGCGTTCCTCGCTCGACCGGGACACGGTGCTGCGCTACACGGCCGCCGAGTGGGAGGCCTTCGTACTCGGTGCCAGGGACGGCGAGTTCGACCTGGACCGCCACGAGGCCTGA
- a CDS encoding WXG100 family type VII secretion target, with amino-acid sequence MSVNDGTRVRYETVQQMADRIRIVSGNILKDLDAMGAALKVVTDTWDGEAHREYVNLQTKYKGKADQMHTDLEKIAKLIEQGKGDYRATDVKASRLFTEAY; translated from the coding sequence ATGTCGGTTAACGACGGGACCCGGGTCCGGTATGAGACCGTCCAGCAGATGGCGGACCGCATCCGCATCGTCTCCGGGAACATCCTCAAGGACCTGGACGCGATGGGCGCGGCCCTGAAGGTCGTCACGGACACCTGGGACGGTGAGGCGCACCGCGAGTACGTCAACCTCCAGACCAAGTACAAGGGCAAGGCCGACCAGATGCACACGGATCTGGAGAAGATCGCCAAGCTCATCGAGCAGGGCAAGGGCGACTACCGCGCCACCGACGTGAAGGCCTCGCGCCTGTTCACCGAGGCCTACTGA